From one Amphiura filiformis chromosome 13, Afil_fr2py, whole genome shotgun sequence genomic stretch:
- the LOC140168421 gene encoding uncharacterized protein: protein MATAAYPGWMIDCKTEVTKSKEWSTVTRELHAAIEQELTESHVAQFTDLSEAEKRLLMNRAANAIQHGDAYKSFNSKLSTFLDHYLNNYVGQQLLEEFPSESKTDLILHQVREGAFGLLRRWPEMKCKLHLCFNQNLPDRLRQMAWKLNLRNPKARSSYLEILKADPNSAMSVMDLDIIHKCEILLQAEPTFRNLSHNADILHAMKAVLSYHHARKNTQTSLVDTDYMLVIPFIVHLLTTLRPDQLVAENCRALLIEEYITFMATRPLYMKEAFNPESNAAMQTLVSTVADILERHGSKLARHMQKTFKAANNLEGQEALLEGLKSLIRPMVRCMFVGYLTLDTVLYIWDQHIIGLDTPIYDIVPTMAAVVLKLLNQTLMECSTLYGMEEALKRDASSLTKEQFMYEINKHFYQDLFTILNKDHGRLPVLDPTQIAMPWSQWNKNVIPPTLTAQDRQQAREERQSKMQRELYQRHQEEEERNRQKHEEKHQREQDEKDKQNLEKLLQQERQEREKHDRQTKQEIDALKKEIDRLKMIQQPSNQPGSLSEPSSQGRQPDSPPRTSSGDDDRGDRKGAEKTTKDMLNHFANGARSLGGQSQ from the exons GAATGGAGTACAGTTACTAGAGAGCTGCATGCTGCTATAGAACAAGAACTGACTGAGAGTCATGTTGCACAATTCACTGATTTATCTGAGGCAGAAAAACGATTGTTGATGAACAGAGCAGCTAATGCTATACAACATG GAGATGCTTATAAATCCTTCAACTCCAAACTTTCTACCTTTCTGGACCACTACCTAAACAACTATGTTGGCCAACAACTTCTGGAGGAGTTTCCAAGTGAGAGCAAGACCGATTTGATACTTCATCAAGTGAGAGAGGGCGCTTTTGGACTGTTGCGACGATGGCCAGAGATGAAATGCAAACTACACTTGTGTTTTAATCAGAACCTACCAGATAGATTGAGACAAATGGCTTGGAAATTGAATCTTAGGAATCCAAAAG CCCGTAGTAGTTATTTGGAGATCCTGAAAGCAGACCCAAACAGTGCAATGTCAGTTATGGACCTAGATATAATTCACAAGTGTGAAATATTGCTACAGGCTGAACCAACATTCAGGAATCTATCCCATAATGCAG ATATCCTGCATGCAATGAAAGCTGTTCTCTCCTATCATCATGCAAGAAAGAACACCCAGACCAGCCTAGTGGACACAGATTACATGCTGGTCATCCCATTCATTGTCCACCTTCTGACCACTCTAAGACCAGACCAGCTGGTAGCAGAGAACTGTAGAGCTCTTTTAATTGAGGAGTACATCACATTCATGGCTACAAGACCATTGTATATGAAAGAGGCTTTTAATCCA GAGTCAAATGCAGCCATGCAGACTCTGGTATCAACTGTGGCTGACATCCTAGAGAGACACGGCAGCAAATTAGCTCGCCATATGCAGAAGACATTTAAAGCAGCAA ATAATTTGGAAGGTCAAGAGGCTCTGCTGGAAGGACTCAAGAGTCTGATTAGACCCATGGTCAGATGCATGTTTGTAG GTTATTTAACGCTGGATACAGTGTTATACATATGGGATCAGCATATCATCGGTCTGGACACACCTATATATGATATTGTACCCACTATGGCTGCTGTTGTACTCAAACTTTTGAATCAAACACTAATGGAATGCAGTACA CTTTATGGAATGGAAGAAGCTCTAAAGAGAGATGCTAGTTCACTTACAAAGGAACAGTTTATGTATGAG ATCAATAAGCATTTCTATCAGGATCTCTTTACCATTCTGAATAAGGACCATGGACGACTCCCAGTGCTTGATCCAACACAAA TTGCTATGCCATGGTCTCAATGGAATAAGAATGTAATACCACCAACACTCACAGCTCAGGATAGACAACAAGCCAGAGAAGAGAGACAATCTAAAATGCAAAG GGAACTATATCAGCGCCACCAAGAGGAAGAAGAACGTAATCgacaaaaacatgaagaaaaGCATCAAAGAGAGCAGGATGAAAAGGACAAACAGAATCTTGAGAAACTATTGCAGCAG GAGAGACAAGAAAGGGAGAAGCATGATAGGCAGACAAAACAAGAAATAGATGCATTGAAAAAGGAGATTGACAGACTTAAAATG ATTCAGCAGCCATCTAATCAGCCTGGTTCACTGTCTGAACCAAG CTCTCAAGGCAGGCAGCCAGACTCACCACCCAGGACATCATCAGGTGATGATGACAGGGGAGATAGGAAGGGTGCAGAGAAGACAACTAAAGATATGCTCAACCATTTTGCTAATGGAGCTAGATCAT